AAAAACAGCGCCGGCAAGGCTGTACTTTTAGCCGCGAGGAGTGAGTCATGAGAACGTTTTTGTTGTTTGTTTTTTTGCTCGGATTGGTGGCGGCGGGGGCGGATCCGCTGGAGAAAAATGAGTATTTGGCAGAGGGCGGCGCGGACCAGCGGACCACCAACACCTGGGACGGGAGTTCCGGGACCGACTGGTACACCGGGGCCAACTGGAGCCTGGGACACGTGCCCGCCACAACTGAGGACGTGGTGATCCCCCAGGTGACCAATAACAACTTTCCGGTGCTCGCCGGACTCGCGACCATCAATTCCCTCACCATCAATTCCGGGACCAGGACCACGCTGGCCGTGACCACCGGCACCCTCACCGTCCAGAACTACTTCAACTGCTACGGAAACCTCACCATGACCAGCAGTTCCGGGTCGATCACCGTGAAAGGGAACCTGACGTTTGGCAGCGGCGCCACCACCACCTTCACCGCCAACGCCACGGTGAACGTCTGGGCTGACCTGAACTTCCAGAGCGGCTCTGCTGTGGGCATGAACAACGGCACGATCAACCTGGCCGGAGGGATCACCTATTCCTACGTCAGCGTGAACCAGTCCGGGGCCACCGTGCATAATCTCAGCGTGAACAAAGTGTCTCCCTACGCGGCAATCATCTCACCTTCCTCCACCTATCCGCTGACCATAAACGGAGCCCTGACGGTCAACAGCGCCTTTGCCCACGATTATGCCGGCACCACCATCCTGAAGGGGGACCTGAACGTGGGCAGCGGGGCCTCCTTCGGCCTCAACGCCGGGACCATCTCCCTGGAGGGGAGTTACAACGCCCTCATCAACACCCCGAACACCGGCCACTATTTCAACCACCTAACCATAAACAAAGCCAGCGGCTACAGCGCCACCCTGCTTTCCGACATCTGGGTGAAGGGCAACCTCAGCATCCAGTCCGGAACTTTCAGCGCTGTCTATACCTCCGTTTCCCACAACATCAAGCTGGGCGGAAACTGGAGCAACACCACCGGCCCCGCCGCCTTCACGGAGGGATACGGTTCCGTAACCCTGAACGGAACGGGGGTTCAGTATCTGAGCACAGAGAACTTCGCAACCCTGATCCTGAACAAAAGCGCCGGCTGGATGAGCATCCTGGCAGGAACAGCGGTCCAGTGCGCCAGTTACGATTGGGTGGCCGGTTCCTACGAAGTTCAGGGCGGAAGTTTCACCACCTTGGACCTGGTTGATCCCGGCATCTGCGGCACCATCCTCCTCAACGGCGGAACGATCAACTATTCCCAGGATTCCGCCGCCGGCTCCTATGTGGACCTGCGCGGCAGCCTGAGCATCTACAACGGCAGCTTCACCGTCAGCGGCGGTAACGGGCCCAGCTATTTCGGCCGGGGAACCGCGGCCATGCTGTATCTGGCCTCCTCCGGGGTGTTGGATTTCCAGAGCGTGGGGATCATCATTGCCAACGGCTACAGCTTCACGGAGAACATCGTGGGCGGAACCATCCGCACGGCGGAAAGGTTCATCTGCGACCGCTACGATTTCACCCCCTCCGGCGGGACCGTGGAGATGTATGGCAGCGCTAGCTGCGAGTTCCGCACTGCCAGCGGCAGCCATCTGCGCAACCTCACCCTCAACAAGGCCTCTGCCGCGGTGGTCTCCGCCATTGGCCCCATCCAGATCAACGGCACACTGAAGCTGGAGTCCGGAACCTTCAGCCTGGCCTCCAGCGTGGCCCTCACCTGCGCCAGCTACGACTGGGCCGGCGGCGGCTACATCCTTAACGGCGGCACCTTCACCGCCAACGACCTCGCCGATCCCGGCATCTACGGCAGCATTACCCTCAATTCCGGCACCATCAACTATTTTCAAGATAACGATCCCAGCTCCTATATGGACCTCTGCGGCAATCTAACCATCCGGGGCGGCACTTTCAACCTGTATGGGGGCTATCCGGACGCCTGGCTTCCCGGCAGTCCCGACGCCGTGCTGGACATGAGTGCCGGCACGCTCAATTTCGCGAGCCAGGGAATCGTGGTGAACTCTGCCTCCCCCATTGGCTCCCAGATAACCGGCGGCACCATCCGCACCACCGGCAGATTCGAGGTCACCGAGGCTGATTTCGCCCCCGCCGGCGGGCTGGTGGAGCTTTACGGAGACGCCTCTTCCTACCTGTACATGGAGGAGGGCAGCAGCTTTTACGAACTTAAGGTCAATAAAAGCTCCAGCTCCGCTACCGTGGGCGTTAACGGGCATCCGGCCACCCGGGGGAATTTTTATCTGCACGGAGGCACTTTCAACGCCCCGCCAAGCATGACCGTGGGCGGAAACTGGTACAAACTGGACGGGACGGTCTTCAACCCCGGCACTGGATCGGTTTACTTCAACGGCACCGGGATACAGACCGTGGGCGGGAACAACACCTTTCTGCATGTGATCGACGCGAACACCCACAGTCTTTTTCTCGACAGCACCAACGCCATCTCCGGATTCCTGATCGTCAGCAACAATGTTACCGCCATGGGGGCCTGCACCATTAACCAAGCGGTGGTTGCCAACCCGGCCGCAAGCCTCTGTTTTGCCAACAACCACAGCTCGGTGATCTCCTCCTACGAAGGCTGGGGCACGCTCAAGTGCCTTGGCCCGGGAACCAGCGTCACCATCTCCGACCTAGCCCAGAACGGCCTTTACGGCTCCTTCATCGCCGACGGAGGACATCTGGAGATCCACCAGGACAGCGCCTCCCACTGCGAGGTAAACGGCGACATCACCATCCTGAACAGCGGTATCATGGACATCTTTGGCGCTGACACCCACGTTTACCTGGCCTTGAACGGCAACGTCAATTTCACCATGGACACCGGTTATTTCATCATCCGCGACCAGGGATTGAGGATATCCGCTTCCGCCTACTCCTGCAATTTCAACATCAGTGGCGGCACCATCGGCTGCGCCGGCACCTGGTATGACGAACGGGGGACCTTCGACCCCAGCGCTGGGGTGGTGATGTTGACCGGCCCCCAGGATTGCGCCATTATCACCCACATCGACAGCTGGTTTCACCAACTGCGGATCGATAAACCATTCACCCGTTCCAGCGAGGACCCTGATGCAGCAGCAAATCCGGGCCAGCGCTCCGGCAATGTTTCGATCAACTCCTGCACCGTGCGGGGCGGTTTTCTGATCGATGACGCCAACGTGGTCACCCTCTGGGGCGCCCTCAACTGTGTGAACGGAGGCGACGTGGCGATATACGCGGGAGTGCTGGAACTGGGGCATCAGTCCATGTACACTTCCGGCGACATACACGTGAGCGGCACCCTCAAGGTTGACAGCGGAGCCACTTTACACATTGCTCACGGCAAGGCGCTGAACGTGTATTACGGCGGAGCTTTGGAAGTGGTGGGAGAGATCGGCAATCCCGCGACGATCACCCACAACCAGATCGGTTTCTATGCCCTGAACATAGAGAACGGGGCTGTCATCGCCCCTTACGGCGCCATCTTTGAATACATGGACGAGCAGGGGGTCAACGTCAAACCCGGCGCTCTGGTGGACGACTGGTACAAGTTCGATCACTGCGTGTTCCGTTTTGGTGCCAGCGACGGGACCCTGCTCACGCTGGGCAACAACCAGTCCCTCAATATTGTTGGCGCCTCCTTCCCCTCCATTGCCAGCGGTTGGCCCCGCAACGTTCACAAAAGCGCGGACCAGGGCTTCATCGTATTCTATGATTACAGCGGCGGCTTCAGCGGCTCTCTCTATGAAAACGACCCCTACAACCGGATCGAATGGGACGGCGAGACCCTGCCTCCGGTCCAGGACCTGTCCATCGTCTATCTGCCGGCCGAAAACCTGATCCACCTCCAGTGGACCTATCCCCAAACGGTGGACCGCTTCCGCGTCTGGCGCTGCGCCACTCCGGACGGCGTTTTCGAGGACATGGGCTACAGCACCGGCGACGTCTGGTTTGAGACCCCCGCGGGAAACAGGTATTTCTACCGGGTGACCGCCGAGCGGGATTGAGGTTTCTGTTGCCAACAGACGATGTCCGGCGGATATAAGCGCCGGCCACTGGTCCTGTACTCCTCCGATACCATGCCGGCCGTCAAAGCTGACGTTTCCACGAATGACCATTTCACGCTTGCTGGAGACTTGTGGCCTTCCCGAAAAAAAAGCCCCGGAACTTTTCCGGGGCCTTTGTTTTATCCGAGGTAAGAATGGTTATTTCACTATCAGCATCTTCTTCGTCTCATTCAGGGACTGGGTGCTGAGTTTATACAGATACACTCCGCTCACGCAGCGGTTGCCGTTGTTGTCCAGGCCGTTCCAGTGGATCTCGCGGCTGCCTTCGCCCACCTCAAAGGTTCTCACGAGGCGGCCCTGGCTGTTGTAGATGCTCACGGTGCCGTGATCGCCGGCTTTGATGTCCACCGTGAAGCTGGTGCCGGCCTTGAAGGGATTGGGATAGGCGTTGCCCAGCAGGTTCTGGGTGGGCAGTTCCGGAATGTCCTGTCCGCTCACCGTGGCGCTCACGGGCCCGAAGAACTGCGAGGCGTTCACGTTCACCCCTTCCAGCCAGTAGTAATAGGTGGTGTTGGTTTCCACTTCGTGGTCCTCGTGTTCATACACGGTCTGGGTGGAGGTGTTGGTGGCGCCGATCAGGATGGGCGTGATGTTCAAGGCGTTGCCGAGTTGGCTGGTTTCAGCCCGGTAAACCCTGTAGCCAAGCATGTCGGTCTCGGATTCGGTGGTCCAGCGCAGGTCCACAAATCCCTCCGCGCCTGTGGTGGCGGTGAAGGAACTCAGTTCCACCGGCGTGGTGCCGGGATAGCCGTTGAAGAAGATCGACTGGTTGGTGGTTATATTCGGTACCGTCTGGGTGGGAGGCATCCAAGTATAGCCATCCAATTCAACCCAATAAGTGCTGGTGGTGCCGGTGGCCTGGGAAATGTGGTTGGGAGTGGTCAAACTTGTGCTGAACCCGTCCTTGTAAATGAGGGCGCCCTGGGGATTGGAGTCCACATACACGTTGTAGCCGCTGATAAAGGTTCCGGCGGAGATGAAGATCCAGGTATCGTAAACGGAGTCTGAATAGTCAGCGACCGCCAGTTTGATGTGGTTGGTAACTCCGGGGGTCACGGTGGCGTTGATCGCGATGGGTATGGTGAAACCGTCGCACTGGATGTCGTATGTTCCCGGGTAGGGATAGTTGCTCACATAGTAAGGCTGGTTGATGGTTTGATTGATCGTGCCGATGGAAATGGGAGTGGTGGTGCCGGGGATGAGGGCGATGTTCACGCCATTGAGGAAAAAGCCAAACACATCGTAATAATCGATGTACTCTTCATACTCCTCGGATCCCATCACGAAAGTGAACTGCAGGTTCTCGGTCTGGGGGATGAAATCGAACTCCAATATGCAGGCATCGTTAGTTACGCCGCCACCAACCAGAACGCTCAGGTCCGCGTCCCCCGCGAGGCCATTGCCTTGCGAGGCATTATCCGAGTTGTTTGGACCTTGGGCAAGCGTTGCGGCTCCGCTGGACAGGATGATGCCTTGATTGATCCCGATCCCCGCCTGGGTTCCGCTGGTATAAACACCTGCGGCGATGCTGGCGCCGGTGTAAACGATGTTGGAGGTGGTAACGCCGCCACCCACCAGGTTCTGCACCAAGTCAGAGGCGGTCACACCTCCGGTCATGTCCGTCACGCTGATGGTCGCTCTCTGTCCGGACGCCGGCAGAGGTGTGTTGGGTACCGATCTGCCTTCAGCGAACATGAGGCCAGGCCCCAGCAGCAGCACAGCGATAAGTAAAACCAAATGTGCTTTCTTCATCTTGTTTCTCCTCTTTTTCTGGCGATCTGGATCAGACCGCCAGGGTTGACCGGGTCCCCCCGAAAACCGGAGCGGAAGTGAATGCATCTCACCTCTGAACGCGGCAGGGGATCCCGAAACTCTTTTCAGACGCCGCTTTCATGGCATCTGAACCCATAAATAACATCTGCGTGAAAGTATAACTTTCCAAACCTTAGGTTCATCTTTATGGGGCGTTTATTCTGTGTCAAGCAAAAATAATGGGGAATATCCTCATGTTTTCCCCGATTTCGCGGAGTTTGTGGATTGATTTCAACAGCGACCCTTCCGCCAGTGATCCAACCATATACCAATTGCGTAAGATAGGGCTTTCAATACTTGTGCCTTGGGCAAGTGTTTCCGCTTTGTTCACCTGGCAGGGATTCCGCCCGAACTGGATCGACCCGCCTGCCTTGAAAGAGCAGGTATCCCGGAACGCTCCGCCCCAGAGCTTCTCCTGCCCGCCCCTTGCCCGCCTCCCCTTCAGTTCCCGTTCAGACAAGGGGAACTTAGGGGGAGGCGTGCGGGAAGTGAAGGGGAGGCGGCCAAGGGGGATTACCCAACACGCCCGGCGTGTGTCATTCCGGAAGGCGGGGGTTTCAACCAAAGACGGAAGGCGGTGGCTTCAGCCACCGTTTTCGCCAGTCTCCGCCGAGGAAAGACGAAGTCCGGCGCTTTCAAGCTCCGGAAGACAACCAGATTCTCTACAATTCCAGAGCAATGTTCCGGGATCAGGCCGGCGGTTAAAACCGCCGGAGATCGTCTGGGGCTGAACCGCCCGGGATATCTGCACGGTGGCTGAAGCCACCGCCTTCCGTCTCTCTTAACCTGTTCAGAGGCGCTATTTCATCATCTGCCGGCGGTTGTAATCTATCATCAGGCCCAGCTGTTTGCGAAACGCATCCACCTCTTCCTGTTTGTGTTTGCGCACCGGATAGTAGTGGATCACGCCTTTGCAGATCACGCCCAAATGCCTGATATCCCTGATCATCAGGATCAGCAGGGTTCCCATAGCAAAGCCGAAAAATGCAAGTAAATACATTTCGGATTGACCCTCGTCCAACCCTATTGCAATCATTGCCAGCCCGAAAAACCCGAAGAGCACACCCACCAGGATCCTCAGCAGCAGCATGCTGCGCACGCTATAGCTGGACCCAGTGAGGTCGTAGACGTTGAAATCCTCATCCAGCCTGGCCATGCCCTGCCGGGGGACAAAAACCTTGCCCTTCACATACAGCCTCTTGTTGCTGAGAATCATTGCCCACTGGCCCCAGACCCCCGTGCTCAGAAAGCTGTTCAGATAGTTCTGCCCCAGGATGGCGTAGGCCTGTTCGTCCGCTTCGAAAAACAAACTGTTAACGTCTGCCATTTGTTTCTCCCATATAGTATTTTGGTGATTCCGAAGGGGCGGGACGGATCCTTGTCGCGGCGCTCGACCTGCCACCCCGGGATCATGTTTTTCATCGCTGACAGTTTTGGGATTTTTGTCAATAGTATTTTTCGGCGACCCTTTGTAAGGCATGAACCTGATCATTTGTTGTTTTTCTGGCCGGGATTCCGGGGCCCCTGTCGCTGGCGCGACCTCCCCGGAATGACAGGCTGGGGCTGGGAGGATGAGGGTTCTGCTGTAGCCGATGCTCCTGCGTCGATCGACTCCAGCCTCACCGCCCGGAATGACGGACACTTTAGCCCTATGTCCCCAAACTTGTCAATCCGTTCGATCCGTCAATCTTCATGAAAATCTCTCTGTTCCTCTGTGCCTCTGTTTTCAAAAACCCCTCCGCTATTACTTTGCTTTTACTCCGTGCGTTCTGTGT
The nucleotide sequence above comes from Candidatus Cloacimonadota bacterium. Encoded proteins:
- a CDS encoding choice-of-anchor L domain-containing protein → MKKAHLVLLIAVLLLGPGLMFAEGRSVPNTPLPASGQRATISVTDMTGGVTASDLVQNLVGGGVTTSNIVYTGASIAAGVYTSGTQAGIGINQGIILSSGAATLAQGPNNSDNASQGNGLAGDADLSVLVGGGVTNDACILEFDFIPQTENLQFTFVMGSEEYEEYIDYYDVFGFFLNGVNIALIPGTTTPISIGTINQTINQPYYVSNYPYPGTYDIQCDGFTIPIAINATVTPGVTNHIKLAVADYSDSVYDTWIFISAGTFISGYNVYVDSNPQGALIYKDGFSTSLTTPNHISQATGTTSTYWVELDGYTWMPPTQTVPNITTNQSIFFNGYPGTTPVELSSFTATTGAEGFVDLRWTTESETDMLGYRVYRAETSQLGNALNITPILIGATNTSTQTVYEHEDHEVETNTTYYYWLEGVNVNASQFFGPVSATVSGQDIPELPTQNLLGNAYPNPFKAGTSFTVDIKAGDHGTVSIYNSQGRLVRTFEVGEGSREIHWNGLDNNGNRCVSGVYLYKLSTQSLNETKKMLIVK